CGCGATCAGTACGCACGGTATCGTGTTCGGTGGAGAAACTTACCCGGAACCCGGTTACCTGGGCGAATCGGCTCCAGCCACGGAGGAGAGCCTGTACCAGCCGATCTCGCTAAACGTAGCAGAGGAAGCAGTTTGCGCCCCTGATACCATGGCCGCTCAGGACTGCGTGAATCAGATCTGCCTGCCCGAATGCCAGTGCTGCAATTTCCTCGAGCAGTTTCTGATGCGTCACTCGCCGATCTACCCTTCGATGAACTCTCAGCGGGTTCGCGTTGGCGGCTGGTTGGACCAGGGTTTCACAGGCAACTTCCAGAAACCATCAAACAACTTCAACCTGCCTGTCACCTTCAACGACCGCTCTAACGAATACCAGATGAATCAGCTGTACCTGTTCGTCGAGCGTCCCGTTGACTTCGGCGGCGATGAGTTCGACTGGGGTTTCCGGGGAGACCTGCTCTACGGTACTGACTACTTTTATACAACCGCCCTCGGTCTGGAAACCCGCTCTGATGGAGCCCCTCACTGGAACAGCTCCAACGGACCTCGGAGCAGCGGCGGATATAATTATGCCATGTACGGCCTGGCGATGCCTCAGTTATATGCAGAATTCTATCTGCCCTTCCTGTCTGGCGTCAGCTTCAAAGCTGGTCACTTTTATACGCCCATCGGTTATGAAAGCGTGATGGCCCCGAAGAACTTCTTCTACTCGCACTCTTATAGCATGCAGTATGGTGAGCCCTTCACTCATACCGGTGTACTGGGCACAGTGCAGATCAATGAACAACTACAGGTACTTGCCGGTGTCGCTCGGGGCTGGGACGCCTGGGAAGATCCGAATGACGATGGGGAACTGCTGGCAGGTATCGGCTGGAACAGCGCTAATGAAGACACCAGCATCAACCTGACCCTGACTTCAGGCGATCAGGACAACGGATTCAGCAATACCGCCAACCGGACCCTGCTCAGCTTCGTGTTGTCGCACGACTTCACCGATTGCCTGACCTACGTCTTCCAGAGCGATTTCGGGATTCAGGACAACGGAACTATCAACAACCAGTTCCAGGTCGTTCCTGCCAAATGGTACTCCTTTAATCAATACCTGTTCTACGACATCACCGACAAATTTGCCGTGGGTGCCCGCTTCGAATACTTCCGGGACCAGAACTTCTCACGGGTCCTGCAGGTACCTGAGTTCCTGGCCACCGGCGGAAACTATTATGGTCTGACCGTGGGTGCCAACTGGCGACCACATCCCTGCGTCACTGTTCGACCGGAACTGCGGTTCGACTGGTCTGATACCCGGGCTCCTCTGCTCAACGTTCAGGGACCTTACCGCAACTTCCAGTCTGATTACCAGGTCCTGCTGGGTGGCGACGTGATCATCCGCTTCTAATTCAGGAAGCGGATGAGAGGCAAGTACCCGAAGACCCGTTAATGGTCATCTTCGTAGTACGGCTCGACGTGCACCACAACCTCCCGCACGGAAGGCCAGTCGTGCTGAATCTGCTGGCGGACCTGCTGGGCCGTCAGATGGGCCTGATCGACGGTTTCGTTCGGGTTGACTTCAATGTCGATATTCACATGTGCGTCAGGCCCTGCAGTCTGAATCCGGACCTTTTCTACATCCAGCACCCCTGTTACCTTCAGGGCTGAGGCCCGCACCTGATCAAAATACTTCTGATCGGGAATCTTATCGGTCAGCTCGTGCAGGTTCTCCCGGGCAGCGACCCAGCCCAGGTAGATCATGATTAACGCCAGCAGCATTGCTGTGATGTGATCGATCAAATGGCCGTAACCGGGGATCCAGCTGGCTATCAGCAGCCCGAGGGCCGCCAGGAAGCTGGTCAGGGCATCGGTTCGATAATGATAAGCTTCGGCTATCATCGCGGAGCTCTTCTCCTGACGGGCCATACGGAGTACCACCCGACAGGTCACTTCCAGTAGTACGGCAGCAAACAGGGGAATCGTCCAACTCACCCAGCCGATCACTTCGTACTGAACGTGGCTGAATGCTGCTACCAGCTGATAGAAAAACGTGCCGGTCCCGACCACCAGAATCAAGATGCCCAGCTGGAACCCTGCCAGCGGCTCATAACGACCATGTCCGAAAGGATGGTCCTCATCGGGAGGCTGTTCTGCCAGGCGAATCGCGAACAGAATTGCCAGCGAAGTAAAAACATCAGCACAGCTCGCCAGGGCATCGACCAGCAGGACCGAGTGTCCCAGAAACCAGAGCCCCACCAGCTCCATCACGATCACGAACAGGCGGACATTGATCCCCACCCAGGCCACTTTCATGAGCCGGGAAGTTCTGCGGCGACGAATCCGCGTGACATCGTCCGACAATTCCAGCGGTTCCGGAAATTCCTCCAGCAGGGGAGCCGGGGAAGGCTCATTCGAATTACCAGCACTGTCAGCAGCTGCCATACCAGTCAACACACATCAATGAGGATCAGGATTGTAGGAGAGTAGTCCGCTGCAGGTTTACAGTGAACACCATCATCACCGCATCTTGATTGGATTGAGGCAGTTTGACAAGAGCGAAACGAGTCAAAGCGTGATCGGGAACCGATTTGAGAGCAGTTTATCGCAGCCGGTGCGGGCCTCAGTCTGCGTCAGGCAGAATCAGAATATCGGGCAGGCTCAGCTGGTTTTCCTTCACCATGATCTTGGCCGCAGGCCATTGCTCCATCGGCGTAATCATGATGGTCTCATTCTCTTCGATCAGAATGGTATCCCCCGTCATCGCAGGACCAACGGAGGGATGCCAGAATGCAGCCATGCCGGGCTGAAACTTGAACTCACTATTGATCAGAATTGAGGTCTCAGCCGACTGATACCCCATGATGTCCGCCTGGTCGGCGTGCTGCCATTCATCGGGGCAATCGTATTTCTCGTAGATGCGTTTCACCCGGTTCCACGTATCAAACAGAGCCCAGTCCGGCTTGGAAAAATACATTCCCGTCGCCTGCATGAGCAGTGCCAGATGATGAGATTTGATGATAGTGGAAGGAGGTTTTCCCAGAGATACGGTGCGTGTCGCAGCCGCATGCAGACCGTTTTGGGAACCGACGGCAGAGATTACACAGTAACGCTCGAGGCGGTCTTCACCATAGCCCCAGTGTCGATAACGGATACTCTGTCCGTCTGCCATCACCTGTAACCGCCGGGGGTTGACGCCATGTTTCAACAGACGATGTGAAAGGCAGCCGGCGATTTCCTGTTCGGTATTTCCCCGTTCGACCCGGCGGGCAGTCGCTTCAACCGCATGCGAAACCAGTTTCCCCAGTTCACGGATGCGTTCCCCTTCCAGTTCGGTAAACGGAAACCGCAGGGTCCTTATTTCGTTGGAGAGATTCAGCGTCCCCTCGACTCCGGTGTCACTGGCGACATTCCGTCCTTTGCACAGGTCCCGCACCAGTTGTGACAAGGGTTCATGCCAGGGGCGGGTTTTGATCTGAAAGCCCAGCCCTGGAATGGCACGGTCAAAAATCTGATTCGCGTCGACATTGCTGCAGGCAATCAAGCGGGCATCCGGGGTAATGAAGACCGCAGCACAGGGATCGTTCGATCCGGTTCGGGTCAGCTCGGCTCCCGCGGTGAACCAGGCCATATTTTCGGGGGACTGCAGCAGCAGCGCATCGAGGTTATGAGCCTCCAGCAGCGAGATCAGCTGTTGCTGCTTGTATTCCACATCGGTGGCACGCCGGGGGTCTGACGTGGGAATTTCTCCGGAAGAGATTGGTGCATGAGCATTCACTGCTACGATCGTCATAGAGGACTCCCCGCTGGTACTACAACAAACAATCTTCCCAACACACGATTGTGACCCTCTGAAATTTGTCTGATATGAAGTCAGTGTCAATAAATGAGTTTTGTATTTAAAATAGCTGAAGTCAAGCATTTCCCGCTGATCTCAGCGGCAAAATACAGGTTTTATCTTCATAGAAACGATTAACGGATTTTTCAGCACCGGTTCTACCGCTGCAGACAGACAGAGATGATTTGTTGAGGACAGGAGGGTGCAGCCAGAAAAGGCAGATAAAGAGAATAAACGCATCCTGCAACGCACTCCGTACCTAGCATTAATCATATCAGGATATGAAAGAAATCAAGGGCATTTTCGATCAGCAGTCGGGGGCACGCCCTTCCATAGCCCGAAAATACGACATTCTGTCGCCCTGACATCAACGCAACAGGCTGCGAATGTTCAGTGACCGTCCAGAGACTTTCTGAATGACCGACTGCACCCGGGTTTCTTCTTTTTCCAGGTCAGCAATCACTTCCGAGTACTGGCGATTCAGCTTTTCTATCAGCTGATCCCGCTCCTGCTGGGCCAGCTGTTCAATCTGTTGGGCCAGTGCCTGCTTCTGACGACCGATTTCCGCCTGGCAGGCCAGCTTCAACCCACGGGCAATCTGCTCGCCGGTTTCCGATTCCAGCCGCCAGACAGGCTGGCTGTAACTTCCCGATCCCTCCAGGGTCGCCGAAATGGAATCGATGGTGGAGAGCGCCTGGGCGACGACTTGTGTCAGAGGCTTGATGCCCGCCTGCTCAGAATCGAACTGAAACCGCACGGGAGTCTGTTTAAATTCCACCCGGCACGTGAAATCATTTTCCCGAAACGAAATCCGCGACTCACACTCAGTCTGATCCGCGATCAGTGCCAGCGATAACTTATCGGAATTCTCAAGTTGAATCGTTTTCTGTTTCGGCAGGTCAAACTTGACCAGAAAGTCGTGCGTGGGCTGCTGCTCATAAAATTTGAGTTCTCCCGCGAGCCTGACTTCCCCTTCCGCCTCGACGCGTGCCTGCAGCTGAATCGGCCGGCGATACGCTGTCGGCTCAGAAGAGAGTTCCCGCACGAGTGCCTGAAATGGATATTTCTGTTGATTCACACGCGCGCTTCCACTCACTTTGATCTGCCTGAATAACACATTCGGCAGTGCATCCGCCGGTCGGAAGTCAATCCACTCTCCCTGCATCCGCTCCGGTTCGGGTTCGTCGCGCATGGTGTTCACAGTCTGAAAGATCATACTCGACCAGCCGGTCATCTCTTCCAGTTGTGCTGTGAGTTCTTCACCAATCAGGGCATGCAGAATTTTCTCTGGATCGGGCGAGACGGAGTCCATCAGCGAATCGAGTTGCGCCAGATCCTGATCTTTGGCGTCTTCGATCCGCTGGAAATCGCGCTGTGCCAGTTGAGGCAGGTTATTGAGTTCCTCCCGCATCTGCTTGCCTTCCTTGACCAGCAGATCGACACGTTCAGCCGACTCCGCGTAGGTTTTGATTCGATCCAGGGTCTTACCCTCGGCGGTTTTGACCGAATCCTGAACCGAATCCAGTTCCAGCTTCACCTGGTCCACCCTCGATTCATACTGTGCGAAACGCTGCTTCCACTCCAGTTGGACCTGCTTTGAAACCTGTACGGTTGCCAGACGATCGGGATCCAGCTGCTCGACAGCAGACTGCTTCAAAACATCCAGCCAGCTCTTACCCAGTTGTTTTGACTTTTTACGAAAGGGAGCGAAATTCAGATGAAAGTGACTGCCCGGCTCCGAATTTTCTTCTCCAGTTGCAAAAGTGGAACGTGGCGGATTGAATTCCATTCCCAGAATGGCCGCCTCTTCGACAATCAGGTTCCGCTGCAGCAACGGGCGTCCCGCGAGTTTCAGTTCCATCTCAGAAAACGTGGCGATGTAGCTCTTATCTTTCGCCGGACTGGCGATTGCCACCGGCCCGGTCTTGATCGCCGGGGGAAAGAAACCGGTTTTGAGATCGTAAATTTCCACCTGCGTTCCCGTCACGGATTGACTCACTTGAATCAGGCCGGAGCGCACGAGCGGATCGAAGGCGAAGGCAAAAAAGACCCAGATAATCGCTGCCAGGGTCAGACGAGGGAGCAGGTAATTCCACTTCATGAAACCTCTCCCATCACCGTACCGACTTCGGTTCCCCAGAGCAGTTTGACAATCCAGTACTTTTTCAGCCGCTCAGCCATGATCGGCGTGTACTTTTCGAAGAGGGGGCGCGTCAGTCGAAAAGCCGGATAGAACAGACAGAGCCCCAGCAACAGGCTGCCCATCACGACGGTATTATTGAAATCGGTCCAGGGAGCCAGCGGGAGTTCATACACGCTTTGCCAGAATCCCTGTAACGACGGCGCGCTGAGGACATTTTTCCCCAGCAGATGACTCAATGGATCGAGCAAAATACCCAGCCAGGAAAAGACGAGGGTCGCCAGGGAAGCGGAGCAGAGATTGACCTTGGAACTCGCCAGAATGAACAGCAGCATCAAGGCGATGAGATTATCTTTGGGAACCAGACCGATCACCATGCCCATACTGAACCCGAGGGCCAGTTGACGCGGTGAGGAAACGCCAGTGAAGGCGCTGGCCAGAAATCGCAGAGAGCGAAGCCAGTAAGACATTTCGGGGTGAACTCCGTTATATCATTGGAGTTAAAAGGAATAAAAATTCTGCCTGCCTGCGTAAGAAGGTCAGGCAGAATCCCCCCTGTTAAGCCTAAGTATCGGCTGAAAGCGTCGCGCGTCTTAATCGTTATAAT
The nucleotide sequence above comes from Gimesia sp.. Encoded proteins:
- a CDS encoding cation diffusion facilitator family transporter, with amino-acid sequence MAAADSAGNSNEPSPAPLLEEFPEPLELSDDVTRIRRRRTSRLMKVAWVGINVRLFVIVMELVGLWFLGHSVLLVDALASCADVFTSLAILFAIRLAEQPPDEDHPFGHGRYEPLAGFQLGILILVVGTGTFFYQLVAAFSHVQYEVIGWVSWTIPLFAAVLLEVTCRVVLRMARQEKSSAMIAEAYHYRTDALTSFLAALGLLIASWIPGYGHLIDHITAMLLALIMIYLGWVAARENLHELTDKIPDQKYFDQVRASALKVTGVLDVEKVRIQTAGPDAHVNIDIEVNPNETVDQAHLTAQQVRQQIQHDWPSVREVVVHVEPYYEDDH
- a CDS encoding TIGR03546 family protein — protein: MSYWLRSLRFLASAFTGVSSPRQLALGFSMGMVIGLVPKDNLIALMLLFILASSKVNLCSASLATLVFSWLGILLDPLSHLLGKNVLSAPSLQGFWQSVYELPLAPWTDFNNTVVMGSLLLGLCLFYPAFRLTRPLFEKYTPIMAERLKKYWIVKLLWGTEVGTVMGEVS
- a CDS encoding aminopeptidase P family protein, with the protein product MTIVAVNAHAPISSGEIPTSDPRRATDVEYKQQQLISLLEAHNLDALLLQSPENMAWFTAGAELTRTGSNDPCAAVFITPDARLIACSNVDANQIFDRAIPGLGFQIKTRPWHEPLSQLVRDLCKGRNVASDTGVEGTLNLSNEIRTLRFPFTELEGERIRELGKLVSHAVEATARRVERGNTEQEIAGCLSHRLLKHGVNPRRLQVMADGQSIRYRHWGYGEDRLERYCVISAVGSQNGLHAAATRTVSLGKPPSTIIKSHHLALLMQATGMYFSKPDWALFDTWNRVKRIYEKYDCPDEWQHADQADIMGYQSAETSILINSEFKFQPGMAAFWHPSVGPAMTGDTILIEENETIMITPMEQWPAAKIMVKENQLSLPDILILPDAD
- a CDS encoding TIGR03545 family protein, whose protein sequence is MKWNYLLPRLTLAAIIWVFFAFAFDPLVRSGLIQVSQSVTGTQVEIYDLKTGFFPPAIKTGPVAIASPAKDKSYIATFSEMELKLAGRPLLQRNLIVEEAAILGMEFNPPRSTFATGEENSEPGSHFHLNFAPFRKKSKQLGKSWLDVLKQSAVEQLDPDRLATVQVSKQVQLEWKQRFAQYESRVDQVKLELDSVQDSVKTAEGKTLDRIKTYAESAERVDLLVKEGKQMREELNNLPQLAQRDFQRIEDAKDQDLAQLDSLMDSVSPDPEKILHALIGEELTAQLEEMTGWSSMIFQTVNTMRDEPEPERMQGEWIDFRPADALPNVLFRQIKVSGSARVNQQKYPFQALVRELSSEPTAYRRPIQLQARVEAEGEVRLAGELKFYEQQPTHDFLVKFDLPKQKTIQLENSDKLSLALIADQTECESRISFRENDFTCRVEFKQTPVRFQFDSEQAGIKPLTQVVAQALSTIDSISATLEGSGSYSQPVWRLESETGEQIARGLKLACQAEIGRQKQALAQQIEQLAQQERDQLIEKLNRQYSEVIADLEKEETRVQSVIQKVSGRSLNIRSLLR
- a CDS encoding porin encodes the protein MNKFSQWIVVALAISTHGIVFGGETYPEPGYLGESAPATEESLYQPISLNVAEEAVCAPDTMAAQDCVNQICLPECQCCNFLEQFLMRHSPIYPSMNSQRVRVGGWLDQGFTGNFQKPSNNFNLPVTFNDRSNEYQMNQLYLFVERPVDFGGDEFDWGFRGDLLYGTDYFYTTALGLETRSDGAPHWNSSNGPRSSGGYNYAMYGLAMPQLYAEFYLPFLSGVSFKAGHFYTPIGYESVMAPKNFFYSHSYSMQYGEPFTHTGVLGTVQINEQLQVLAGVARGWDAWEDPNDDGELLAGIGWNSANEDTSINLTLTSGDQDNGFSNTANRTLLSFVLSHDFTDCLTYVFQSDFGIQDNGTINNQFQVVPAKWYSFNQYLFYDITDKFAVGARFEYFRDQNFSRVLQVPEFLATGGNYYGLTVGANWRPHPCVTVRPELRFDWSDTRAPLLNVQGPYRNFQSDYQVLLGGDVIIRF